The region CTGATCATTCACAGTCTAAGTCATAACACTCCTGCGATCTGTTTTCAGTGCAGGCGGAGGTGATCCCGGCCATACTGGAGGGCGCTCAACATGGACACCTGATTGGTCGAGGAGGCTACAGACCCAGAgatctctgtgtttctgcaccAACAGGCAGCGGAAAGACTCTGTCATTTGTCATTCCTGTCATTCAGGTGAGCAGCCAGCATTTCCCCTGCGGTGCTTTGATCAAGCATTGCTGTTGCAGTTTTCCCAacgacgtgtgtgtgtgtgtttcctggcAGGTGCTGATGGAGCGGACGGTGTGTGAGATCCGGGCTCTGGCCGTGCTGCCAACCAAAGAGCTGGCGCAGCAGGTCGCAACGTTCTGACCATTTCTGCACAAGTTTAAACCCTCACAGTGTCCTGAGGTTAATGTGTGTCTGGTTCAGGTCTACAAAGTGTTTGCGTCGTACGCCGAAGGAACTCCTGTGAAAGTGGTCATGCTGGGGGGTCAGAGGTCGTTTGCTGCGGAGTGCGCTTCGCTTTCGGAGCAACGGTGAGGACGCCTtcaaggacaaagctcctcttctgagctgcagtttccaagctctgtggttttcttcCACCTCAGAGTTCCTctccccctctcagctccttcagactagccagcagcaattagcaaacatctggtggaactctTCATCTGCTGAgatcattataggagctacttatcagtgaaacgctggtaaaaaaatttgttgaagggttaatagaggagccatgttgtgatgacttcttgGAGGCGGAGTTACAGAAAAagtaggagtttcttaaagagacggaggcccaatttcaagatgtttaattacaaagacaaaatgtcttttatcaAGTTTAGTatgtgcagcatttttataacaactgaagttggCAAAGCTTCTGGATtggtgctataaaatggcattttgtgcctggaaaatatataatactgcacatttagaaaacaaaacaaaaaaaaaaacaatattgcaaATCCAAAGCCAACAACCTGCTGTCTGTTTCAGAGGCAGTGCGAGCTGCAACGCAGCAGACGTAAGTCGTCGTTACGGCCGACTGGTCGATCACATCAGCAAAAACCCCGCCTTCTGTCTGGAACATCTCCGCTTTCTGGTAGGTTCCTAAAACCACAGTATTCTCGCCATGTAGAGCAGAACTCTTTGGATTCTGATGTTGTGCCgcgtctgttttttttctgtccgcGTTGCTGACAGATAATCGACGAGGCCGACAGGATGATCGACAGCATGCACCAGTCATGGCTCACCCAGGTGCTGAAGGCGGTGTACCGCTCAGCGGCCGGACCAGAGGCCAGAGCCCTGTTCAGGAGGACGGAGCCTGCATGCATCACAGCAGCCAGGTGTTATCTACCtcgtaataataaaaaaaatcaaatgcaggAGTTAATTTGATTACTTTATTAATCCAGCTTCCTAAGATAATGTACGGCAGCAGCCTGAGCTTTTCGGCCCAAACGCTGCTAAACTGTTGGCGTGTCAGAGGACTGGTGGTGTGTTGTGGAACAGATTGAGTCGTGTTGTAAGTGAAAACATTGAACATCGTGGCCTCGCATCACGCTGCGTCTCTTCTCAGTCTGTCTCCAGGTCAGACGCCGCTCCAGAAGCTGCTCTTTTCCGCCACGCTCACCCAGAACCcggagaagctgcagcagctgggcCTCCACCAGCCGCAGCTCTTCAGCTCCGTTCACGGCCCGTCCGGCAGCACGACGGCCGTGGTCGACCGCTTCGACTTCCCCCAGGGCCTCGCGGTGAGACTCTGCCTTTTGACTCGATGGGCAAACCGATAACTGGAACCGGAGGGTGAAATTCTGAGACGGTTTCCTCTTGGCTGACTGCAGGAGTTTTATGTCCCGTGCACGATGAACAAGAAGCCCCTACTCATCCTTCACTTCATCCTGTATCTGAAGCTCCGCCCCATTCTCTGTTTCACCAACTCCAGAGAGACGGCACACAGGTAGGAGGGACTGACGGACAGACGGAGGGACTCGCCTCAGTGCCTCTCGGTGTGTGTCGTCTGATCCATCTCCTCTGCTTTCCAGGCTCTACCGGTTGGTGCAGCTGTTTGGCGGAGTGCAGGCAGCCGAGTTCTCGTCACGCCTCTCTCCCGGCGAGAGGAAGAACACCCTGAAGGACTTTGAACAGGGGAAGATCCAGCTGTGAGTCACAAGCACACTGGACCGTTCTCATGGGAATGGTTCCAGTGACAGAGAGCGAGCCGATTCGGTTTATTCCTATGGCGAACACCAgcatttcacaacaaatgtcactTACAAAAACAGTTGTTTCAATTCAGTCGCACGTGTTCCTGTTGATCCGAGTTAACAAACGGTTCATTAAGCTCAATTTGGTACTCAAATGAGTTGGAAAAGTTTTTACTTGATAGATAGGAACAGATGGACTGATGTAGGAGAACGTCCTGTGTTGaggaaatgcaaaatgttaataGAGGGAGCAAAACGGCCATTTTACATCACTAACATCCACACAGCAACACCGAAACGATGGCGACTTTTCCTGGTTTCTCTGGTATTGCTTTGTTTGCGCTGCAGCTTGTACGACCGCTCTGCTGTATTAACCCGATCCGTCCTCCACGCAGGCTGATCAGCACAGACGCAGCTGCCAGAGGCATCGATATCAACTATGTCAAATGTGTGGTGAACTATGACGCTCCGCAGTACATCAGGACCTACATTCACAGGTCAGCAGCCTCCGCTGACTCCTCCTTCAAACTGTCCCTTCTGTTCCCGTCTGTCTAAAagtcacgttttttttttttttttgtcccgcCGTCTGTTGTCATCACGCAGGATCGGAAGAACAGCGAGAGCCGGAAAACCTGGACTGGCCTTCACCTTTCTGCTGAGGATTCAGGTACAGTCACTGATCTGGAATGAGAAGAGAGTAGAGATTTCTGTCAAGAATACATTAGGACACCCTTACATTTATTCCCACTTATAATCTGTTCATATGGTTAGAAGATGATTGAGTGTTGAAGGAGGTTTTCCCTGTTTTAACCCTTCCAGGCTGAACGTAGACCCGACaatccagccaaatttgcagtactGTTATTCCACCACACTTTGTGCTATCTGAAAAATTCCACCTGTTTCTGAAAGgagagacgttgcactttccagccaatatcaggttattacggtaatttcaccgTAATGACCTCCCTACCCCCACCCCCAGCTGCAGCAGgtagtgaaattaatctgagggaCATTCTTTTAATAGACTGTAAATTGCGAAAATAACTTgctggatattgaaagttccagttgttataaatgggcaaatatatattcactcacaggacatttaaagaactggtCACAATTaatataagcaaaaatatcaaagGAGGAGATTTGAAACTTGGATCACAAAGGGTTAAATTCTGGCCAGAATAAGAATGTCCATGGCTGAAATGATGATTGGTAACAAACTGACTGAATGAATGTTCCTCTTTAGCAGTTTGAGTTTCTCTCCCTTTCCTCCCTCAGGAGAATAATTTCCTTCGGATGGTGATGGAGGCAGGAAGCCCCGGGATTCAGAAGCAGATGGTAAAACCAGAGAGCCTGAAGGGGATGGAGGAGCGTTACCAAGTGGTCCTGCAGGAGCTGGCTGATGTCATCAAGGTAGACGGAGTCACGGTTACCGCCTCACTGTGTCACTGCTCAAGCTGCTTCAAActcttttaaataatatttactaaaacacaaactgtatttttcgttctttctttctgcaggaTGAGAAATCCAGACATTGAAGCTTCAAGTCTTCTGCTGCCGTCAGATTTTCACCTGAGCTTCAGTTTTAATGCCGTCTTTGGAAATGGTCACGGATGTCTTTTTTTACCGAACAGCTCATTTAATAAAAGCTTCTCTAATCATTCCagttgtttccttttcttcatggtggaatttctttgcagaacattttttgGGTTCTCATATTCTCTAGTTCTCTTTGGGATGAAGTCTCTAGTTCCTTACAGTGGTGgtgtttcaaatgtttcaaaaatgttctttttttcctgtatcTGTACTGACGTCGGGCGATTGGACCAATTTATTAACCGTAGgactggttgttttttcttttcagagaaatttcttttttattattattattattatttggccTCTCGACTGAAGCCAAAATACATAGctcatagaaaaaaataattaatgctgtttttaatgGCGCACACAAAAACTTTCAActgcttagtttttattttcctcattgtGCCTCCAAGTGCAGATTTATTCTGTCTTGCTTATCGCCCAACCTTAATCTGTACTCATTtccaccagcaggtggcagctgTGCACCGAGCCTCCTCTAGTCTAGTGACGTGGCGCCACACAGGTTTGAATttttcagacattaaaaaaaaaaaagaagaagcaaacacTCATGTGCAGTATATTTTTATCCAGCGCTACATcttctgtttgatttgtgtgttagttgtttttttaaaatctttattacCCCACCTAATATTAACTTTCAGCTGGGCTGCTGAATGTGCTGATAGGCATCGACAGCAATATTGGTCAACCTCTTGTACAAACGCGtcacaaaaaaagatgaagataCGACTTACAGAAAGCACAGCAAAACATTTCCCATATACACAGTGCCTATAAAAAGTGTTCACCgccttttattgattttaataacCAAACAtcgataaaataaaaaataaaataaaaaaactaaattgttaaagtgaaaactgattttgacaaataaaaaatgtcagatgAAATAAGCGATTGCATAAATATCCAACTCCTTTCAGCCAGTGTTCAGCTGTAGCTATTTGGCTTTTTGTCGCctcgattttttatttttttttattttaccttcgTCCTTTACAAACCTCCCAGGGTctatattcttcttcttcttcatggtctCTCAGGTTGTGAGGTCGTCTGATCCCGGCACATCGTCACAGAGATCATATTCCTCCCATTCTTTGAGCTGAACTCAAAAGGATGTTCACAgccttacagatttttttttctatccatcCCCTAACTGATACACTCACTCCTCTCAGCTGATCCCCATGCCACTCGTTGGGAGACGACTCTCACCACTTGGCTGGATTAGGTCACTTGCTTTGAAGgaggtgaatatttatgcaatcactCATTTCTGCCACAGATTTTGAAATATGTTACATACATATCCAAATATCAAGAAGCAAGCATAAGACAAAgagtaaatatgtatttttttaaaggatctAAGATGCATGTAAAcctttttagttttgtaatatttgtcaGTCTATACATAAAATCAACAGGATTATCATTTATGCCCTTGATCACATTTCAGATTTCGTTGTTACTTGCAATAAGCTAGAAAAGAATTAGTATAATACAACATTCAGTCTCTGATCAACATGATTTGACAGTGATAGTAGAATCACAGAACAGAATGACTGAACCTCTCAGTTCTTTTGATTAAACtgaacaaacacacagcagcaagCTGCCAAGCCTCAGCATCTGGAGATAAACGCCGTCTTTTactctggcagattatttagtTACATTAacctgctgcagttttctcCATTATTCTAAACAATAACTCTTTTCTACCATAATGGTAGTCACTCAGATGCTGTTAGCTTTTAATATGGCAAAGAGTTtgcaagaaatgaaaacatggaaaaggCTTTCCACTTACAAATTACTACTGTTCAGCATAAAGGTAATTATTGCAAGAAGCTGTATCATATCTAACATCACTGAATCCAACATTTAACAAATGACGTATTTCCTGGAACTCTGAGGAGGAAAAGGACGCCGATGATCAGGGCTTGTTCTTCATAGCAAGGCACTGACAGATAATCACCAGCACTAAACAGTGgacagatttaaaagaaaaaaaattatcactaTTTAAATCAATTTGACATGtgaatatctatctatctatctatctatctatctatctatctatctatctatctatctatctatctatctatctatctatctatctatctatctatctatctatctatctatctatctatctatctatctatctatctatctatctatctatctatctatctatctatctatctatctatctatctatctatctatctatctatctatctatctatctatctatctatctatctatctatctatctatctatctatctatctatctatctatctatgttGGTTGAATATGCACAAGTTCCACATCACACACACTCTTGAAATTTACCTGCAGTACCACAGGGAACCAGCAGAAGGCGCAGCATCAGAAGGTACTGATCAAACAGAGGTGGATTTCCCACCTGTACTGTCATTTGTCCATATTTAATCTGTAAGAAAAAATGACGACACtatattaatttgtatttttttaacaaaaggttGCATTTGTTCTCTATGACTTCAGGTCAGCGTGAAGACTAAACATTAGATTTAATGACTTAAGCTAAATTACAAGCAGCACTGCTGTACACTAGCACTGTTTAATGTATCACCACACAAATGTTCAGAATGTACactgcagattaaaaatattacCATTAACTGAGAAAATTTGACATGAGTTGTGTTTTGAATTTGGCAGATGAAATAGTTTGCCCCAGTATGCGTTTTATTTTTGCCCTTCATGATGCAGGGGTATTGCTTGCCGTCCCTAAAGCCCCATACTGATAACTCTTCTGTTGTCATCTCCAGGTCCCAGTCGAGACACTGAAGAAAACGGAAACAAATTACAACGGAAATGTTCATCACATGTAGAtactaaaagtaaaacagaatcACCTGGATCATAACTTGGACGTTGTTTCCTGTCCTCCTTGATACAAATGTGGGAAACTGTGGGTCTGGATAGTAGCTTATATCATTGCAATACAATGTTTCATTGGCTACGTTCAAATGCACTCCGTAGCCCCGCCAGGCAGTTTTTCCTTCAGGTGTTTCATAGGTGAGATTCTGTAGagaatttgaaaacattcaCAGTTATTACATTTACCACCAGAGGACAAGAAGGTGAATGTGTTGGTGACTGAAGTGACTATTACAAAATAACCTAATGTGATAAAATCTTAACAACATAAgccaataaaaactgaatacgATGTCAGAGATCATGGGAACTATTTGTCAGCCAAGTTCTGCATGTCTTCTTTGGTGCAAAGTTTTTCTATTACCGATAGaattacagattttctttttagtatGGATGACTGATTACCAATAATTTagacatttctgcattaaaaaagtttttttttggtctgttaTGATAGTCTAATGTTAAATATCATGTGTTAAAACCTGTTAAATGTCAGCCTGTGGGGCATTAACCTACATAATGTGTTCACCAAGTGAACTGACTTACTGAAATACATGAACGTTTCATTAATATTCTAATCTACTGAATATGACTAGTTGAGGACTAGTGCCAGAGTGAAGCTGGCTCAGAGAGAAGCTCTCACCCAGTTTTAGCTACTGCTGCCATCGAGGCAAGTAGGAGGAAAATTACACAGGAGAAAATACATAACATCtgaaatatcttgaaataattCTTGAAATATCTTTCCTGAAAAGCCCAACATGCAAATGTGTCTGCACAAAAATGGCTGACATGCATTTCACTTGACTTAAGTCAgctttaatttagtttgaatCAAATACAACGTGGTGCGTATTTTGAATTAAAGAGTTTATGTCCCAACTCAATTAGAACTGATAAGAGTATTGATGAGGAATCTAATCGATAACGGAATTGACAGTGATAAATTCTTGTCAATTCCTATCTCTAGCTAGCACTTAGCATTCGTCAACAACTCGGTGACAGAAGTAAGAACATTGCGCAACAGAAATATCTGTTCAGTTGAAACACATGGTGCTAAATAGTTAAAGATAATTTCACGAAGCTTCGAGGCATATAATTTGCCTCAAGGAATTTCAATAATTGAGCCACTCAAGTCCTACAGGCCTCGTATATAAACGGttagaaaaaatgtctgtgaTAGGCAGAAAGGCAGTTAccaaaatgaatggaaatcaaTACAAAGTCCTAATAAGTCCTAAAATGCAAACCTATATGTGTGTGTCCATCAACCCACCTCAAAGGTTTTGTTCTCAGGAACTGCTTCTTGCTTGTGGTGATACATGTATGAGTTATAACGGTGTACGACCATTTCcacaaaatccaaataagatCCAAAAAGTGTGATCTTCCTCTTCCCACTGTATGATGATGGAAACAGTGAGAGAAGAAAATCATTACAGTCGTCTAGACCTGTAAGAATGATCCACGTGTGAAATGATTTTGTCTTCATCAGGCCTATGTTTAATaggaaatataataaaacataagctGCTGAGAAGTTCCACTGTAAGTATTTTGTGAACATTAGAAACAAACCAACTGTGGCATCATTTTAGATGAATGATTGGTTTTAAGTCTTTTTAGGATCCATTAACTATCCACTCTCCTCTACAGTTTAATCATTAATCCTCACTGGTGCTGATTGTGTGATCAATACTGATACATTACTTAAAGTGACTCTTTATAGGAAACCTTAAAATCATTCGTCACCATATTTGCATTAAATGAGTCAACACATGCTAACTAGTTTAGAGTTTCAACTCGAGTTGTGCTGCTGCTTAAATAGTGATCTCTCCCATAATCTGTGTAATATATCAAGCTATTTTAATACCCATTATAAAATGTGGATATTTCTGCAATCACATATCTTCTGTTACCTTCTCCAGGAAACGGAAGATTCCAGTCTAGTACAAGATGGCGCTGACTGATAGGTTATATCAGCCTCGCCATGGCAACTCCCATCAGACAGGACAGCACACACTTTGGCTTCAGCTTCATTGGCTCTTCTGGGAATGTG is a window of Gambusia affinis linkage group LG23, SWU_Gaff_1.0, whole genome shotgun sequence DNA encoding:
- the LOC122826317 gene encoding ATP-dependent RNA helicase DDX51-like, producing the protein MSLFLVNRYLGDDEDGVMSKVSHSQALLTKLQQKVKQKQRQSLAKQREWTGEEETEQQEVPSETKDEKRSSEKHQQQQQKKRRKSKAEVLLDADSNNSEPAGKKKRKGAADKKQWSQESGQSAAGVSPESRRCETEREQEVEEPNRDLSAATGFRVLGGFESRPVNKVKRVLPQWLAEPDVFHRDIKCNLVPVSSVSGVSAQLLRKLEANGIQHFFPVQAEVIPAILEGAQHGHLIGRGGYRPRDLCVSAPTGSGKTLSFVIPVIQVLMERTVCEIRALAVLPTKELAQQVYKVFASYAEGTPVKVVMLGGQRSFAAECASLSEQRGSASCNAADVSRRYGRLVDHISKNPAFCLEHLRFLIIDEADRMIDSMHQSWLTQVLKAVYRSAAGPEARALFRRTEPACITAASLSPGQTPLQKLLFSATLTQNPEKLQQLGLHQPQLFSSVHGPSGSTTAVVDRFDFPQGLAEFYVPCTMNKKPLLILHFILYLKLRPILCFTNSRETAHRLYRLVQLFGGVQAAEFSSRLSPGERKNTLKDFEQGKIQLLISTDAAARGIDINYVKCVVNYDAPQYIRTYIHRIGRTARAGKPGLAFTFLLRIQENNFLRMVMEAGSPGIQKQMVKPESLKGMEERYQVVLQELADVIKDEKSRH